CCCGGCGATGTCGAGCGGCTGCGGGAGCTATCGCGCGAGGCGGACGTGTTCGCGCAGGGCTACCGCAGCGGCGCGCTTTCGCGGCGCGGCTTCGGCCCCGAGGCGCTCTGCGAGCTGCGGCCCGGAATCGTCTACACGTCGATCAACTGCTACGGGCACCAGGGGCCCTGGGCGCTGCGGCCCGGCTGGGAGCAGCTCGCGCAGGCCGTGACTGGAATCGCGCTCGAGCACGGCGGCGCGTCAGGCCCGAGCCTTCTGCCCGCGGCCGCCACCGACTACAACACCGGGTATCTCGCGGCGCTCGGCACCATGATCGCGCTCTCGCGCCGCAGTACCGAGGGCGGCAGCTACCACGTGCGCGCGTCGCTGTGTCAGACGGGAATGTGGCTCGAACGGATGCGGCGCAGCGACAGCGCGGGCGCGGGTCTCTCGCCGGAGCGGATCGCCCCGTTCCTGGTCCGGAGCGAGACCTCGTACGGGCAGCCCCAGCACCTGGGTCCGATCGTCGAGATGTCCGAGACACCCGCGCGCTGGGAGCTTCCGACGCCCCCGCTCGGCGCGCATCCGCCCCGCTTCGGCGCGGGCCAGCGAAGGAGTGAGTCGTGAAGGCAGCGGTGTATTACGAGACGGGAAAGCCCGAGGTCCTGCGCTACGAGGACGTGCCCGATCCGGTCTGCGCGCCGAATGGCGTGGTGATCGAGGTTGCGGCGATCGCGATCGAGGGCGGCGACGTGCTGAACCGCGCGGGCGGCCTGATGGCCGCGCGGCCGCACATCGTCGGCTACAACTGCGCCGGGGTTCTGCGCGAGGTCGGTGCGCAGGTCTCGGATCGCAAGGTGGGCGATCGCGTCACGGCGCTGATGATGCACGGCTCGCACGCCGAGCGAGCGGCGGTTCCGGCCGGCGCGACCTGGCTCGTGCCCGCGGGCGTCTCCTTCGAGCACGCGGCCTGCGTGCCGGTGGCGTGGGGGACCGCGCACGACTGCCTGTTCGAGTTCGGCCGGCTACGGGCCGGCGAGAGCGTGCTCGTGCAGGCGGGCTCGAGCGGCGTGGGCCTGGCCTGCGTGCAGCTCGCCAAGCGCGCGGGCGCGATCGTCTACGCCACGGCCAGCCGCGAGAAATTCGCGCGGCTCTCGGAGTTCGGCGTCGATCACCCGATCGCGTACCGCGAGGTCGACTTCGCCGACGCGATCCGCGAGCTCACGAGCGGCCGCGGCGTGGATCTGGTGGTCGACTCGGTTGGCGGCGACACGCTGCAGCGCAGCCTCACATGCCTGGCCTACCGCGGGCGCGCGATCAGCGTCGGAAACGTGAGCCGCGGCGATCTGCGCGTCGATCCCGCGCCGCTCTCGCAGGGAAACCGCTCGCTCACGGGCGTGTTCCTCGGCGCCGAGGTCGCGTTCCAGACCGCGCGCGTGCGCGCGATGCTCGACGCGATCCTGCGCGATCTTTCGCGCGGCGAGCTGCGCACGGTCGTCGACCGCACGTTCCCGCTCGCGCAGGCCGCCGCCGCGCACGCGTACATCGAGAGCCGCGCGGCGTTTGGGCGGGTGGTGCTGATCCCGTAGGTTCGCGCTGCGCCTACCGGAGGGCCTTCTCCGACTCGATCTGGCGGAATATGTCGTGCAGTGACTCGGAGTAGATCTGCTCGCGCTTTCCCTCGATCGGGTGAAACGGGTAGACGAAGATCAGGAACGTCTGGACCCAGTCGGAAAGCGTCGCCTTGCGCTGGTACGACGCCCGCAGCGTGCCGTCCTTGGCTCTCAGATCTGCGCGTATCGTGTAGTTCCAGTCGTAGGGCATGGGAATCACGGTCAGGCTCAGCACGCTGATCGTCGCGCTCAGGAACTGCTGCTTGAACGACGACTCCTCGAGCAGCTCGAGCTCGACCGCATAGTCCGCGTTCGATCGCGCCGTCGCGAGCTTCTCGCGCCGCTTGGGATCGTTCACGTCGTCGGGGAGCTCCGTGAACGTCTCGTAGCGCGAGACGTTGCTGACCTCGCGAAGCGCGTCGCGGAACAGATCGTCGAAATCCTTCACGCCCTCGAACTCGAGCTTCGGGATCGTGTCGAAGCCGTGCTGCTGCGAGAGGTGGCGGAACACGAAGACGACGCTCACCGGCGTCGCACCGGTGGTTCGCGCGGCTGGTCCTTTGTAGAGGCCTTCGATGTCGGAGCGCGAGGCCGCGCAGCCGACGGCAAGCGCGGCGCAGAGCAGAGCGGGGAGGATCGGGCTTCGACACATGTCTGGTTTCCTTTGGCTTCTAGTGCGCCGCGCCCGCGGCGGCCTCGAGCAGACCACGGACGCGAGGGTTGCGAAAGCGCGGCCCGGCGGCGTTCATCGCGTAGCCGAACGCGAGCCGCGCCTCGGGATCGGCGAAGCCGAGCGCGCCGCCCGCGCCGAAGTGCCCGAAGCTGCGCG
The Deltaproteobacteria bacterium genome window above contains:
- a CDS encoding zinc-binding alcohol dehydrogenase family protein; this translates as MKAAVYYETGKPEVLRYEDVPDPVCAPNGVVIEVAAIAIEGGDVLNRAGGLMAARPHIVGYNCAGVLREVGAQVSDRKVGDRVTALMMHGSHAERAAVPAGATWLVPAGVSFEHAACVPVAWGTAHDCLFEFGRLRAGESVLVQAGSSGVGLACVQLAKRAGAIVYATASREKFARLSEFGVDHPIAYREVDFADAIRELTSGRGVDLVVDSVGGDTLQRSLTCLAYRGRAISVGNVSRGDLRVDPAPLSQGNRSLTGVFLGAEVAFQTARVRAMLDAILRDLSRGELRTVVDRTFPLAQAAAAHAYIESRAAFGRVVLIP
- a CDS encoding beta-lactamase family protein, with protein sequence KIREASSGEDFVLRRPTRFGLGFQLTMPERPFGKSARSFGHFGAGGALGFADPEARLAFGYAMNAAGPRFRNPRVRGLLEAAAGAAH